Proteins encoded by one window of Sulfurospirillum barnesii SES-3:
- a CDS encoding 2-oxoacid:acceptor oxidoreductase family protein, translating into MRRQLRFVGVGGQGVILAGEILAVAKIKQGGYGVKASTYTSQVRGGPTKVDILLDESEILFPYANEGEIEFMIATAQVSFNQFKEGVKEGGIIVVEPNLVKPSEDDRKKWKIIEIPLITIAKEEVGNVITQSVVALSITVEMTQVLPHELVREVMLSKVPEKVHPANNKAYELGVKYAKEALKTL; encoded by the coding sequence ATGCGAAGACAATTACGTTTTGTAGGTGTGGGTGGCCAAGGGGTTATTTTAGCAGGTGAGATTTTAGCCGTTGCGAAGATTAAACAAGGTGGGTATGGTGTGAAAGCCTCAACGTACACTTCTCAAGTAAGGGGAGGTCCTACCAAGGTTGATATTTTACTCGATGAGAGTGAAATATTATTTCCCTATGCGAATGAGGGTGAAATTGAGTTTATGATAGCCACGGCACAAGTGAGTTTTAACCAATTTAAAGAGGGTGTGAAAGAAGGTGGTATCATCGTCGTGGAGCCCAATCTTGTTAAACCCAGTGAGGACGATCGCAAAAAGTGGAAGATTATTGAAATTCCTCTCATTACCATCGCCAAAGAAGAGGTAGGAAATGTCATCACCCAATCAGTTGTTGCCCTTTCCATTACGGTTGAAATGACACAGGTGCTTCCACATGAACTCGTTCGTGAAGTCATGCTCTCAAAAGTACCTGAGAAAGTACATCCTGCCAATAATAAGGCTTATGAATTGGGCGTTAAATACGCTAAAGAAGCACTCAAAACGCTTTAA
- a CDS encoding methyl-accepting chemotaxis protein yields the protein MSISKQLITMLSIAILGILAVFSIGFTKMEQVYTQTNTCNVNSLPSILLLSDLQQAMYRMRLTGLQHILAEDLKTKKALEETFSKYKNEFEQANKHYERFLVDDKDKALHAKEQEYFQKYTNLVAKVFALSNEGKKDELNKFLEETANIPRTLMNTTDEHMQYNQKLAQEDAIDAVNEKNSATFIMIALSLLVAIVILILSFMIRKNIMHGVSLIHDSIIGFVTHKDLKFRIHYGKKNEIQEIVNSFNDLVSALEGIIEDVKRSSAENASVSHELGTTSMQIGRNAENSTVIVNNTIEEIVSIKKFVQETALLSEEMKKSIGIAGNKLESAKNEVIKLKDEVELASEEETLLAGQLEQMSKDAEQVKQILTVISDIADQTNLLALNAAIEAARAGEHGRGFAVVADEVRKLAERTQSSLIEINATINIIVQSIVNSSDKMSKNAQNIRRLAGVSTTVEETIIETTTVMDESVQSVSISANNSTKIAKDTDKIVDLVTNINTITSENARSVEEIAAAADHLSKLAENLNIKLSQFQ from the coding sequence ATGAGTATTTCGAAACAATTGATTACAATGCTAAGCATTGCGATTTTGGGAATTTTAGCTGTCTTTAGCATAGGTTTTACAAAAATGGAGCAGGTCTATACACAAACCAATACATGTAATGTCAATTCTTTACCCAGTATTTTACTGCTTAGTGATTTACAACAAGCCATGTATCGCATGCGCCTTACAGGACTTCAACATATACTAGCAGAAGATCTTAAAACCAAAAAAGCCCTTGAAGAGACCTTTTCTAAGTACAAAAATGAGTTTGAACAAGCCAATAAACATTACGAACGCTTTTTAGTCGATGATAAGGATAAAGCCTTGCATGCAAAAGAACAAGAGTATTTCCAAAAATACACCAATCTTGTAGCAAAGGTTTTTGCACTCTCCAATGAAGGCAAAAAAGATGAGCTGAATAAATTTCTTGAAGAAACAGCAAATATTCCACGTACGTTAATGAATACCACAGATGAACATATGCAATACAACCAAAAATTAGCACAAGAAGATGCTATAGATGCCGTTAATGAAAAAAACAGTGCTACATTTATCATGATTGCGTTATCCCTTTTGGTTGCTATTGTGATTCTAATTTTAAGCTTTATGATTCGAAAAAATATTATGCACGGTGTTTCACTGATTCATGATAGCATTATTGGTTTTGTCACGCATAAAGATTTAAAATTTCGCATTCACTATGGTAAAAAAAACGAAATTCAAGAGATTGTCAATAGCTTTAATGACTTGGTCTCTGCCTTAGAAGGAATTATAGAAGATGTGAAACGCTCCTCAGCTGAAAATGCTTCTGTTTCACATGAACTAGGTACCACCAGTATGCAAATAGGACGCAATGCAGAAAACAGTACGGTCATTGTCAACAATACGATTGAAGAGATTGTCTCTATTAAAAAGTTTGTACAAGAAACCGCACTGCTTTCTGAGGAGATGAAAAAGAGCATTGGTATTGCAGGGAATAAACTAGAATCAGCTAAAAATGAAGTCATTAAGCTTAAAGATGAAGTCGAACTTGCTAGCGAAGAGGAGACGCTATTAGCAGGGCAGTTAGAGCAGATGAGCAAAGATGCAGAACAAGTGAAGCAAATTTTAACGGTGATTTCAGATATTGCCGATCAGACCAATCTTTTAGCGCTGAATGCCGCCATTGAAGCCGCACGAGCAGGAGAACACGGGCGTGGCTTTGCGGTGGTTGCCGATGAAGTGCGAAAACTAGCAGAGCGTACCCAATCTTCCCTTATTGAGATTAATGCGACGATTAATATCATTGTTCAATCCATTGTCAATTCATCTGATAAAATGAGTAAAAATGCACAAAATATTAGACGCCTTGCGGGGGTTTCAACCACGGTGGAAGAGACCATTATTGAAACAACAACGGTGATGGATGAGAGTGTTCAATCCGTTAGTATTAGTGCCAATAACTCCACAAAAATAGCCAAAGATACCGATAAAATTGTCGATTTAGTGACAAATATTAATACCATTACCTCAGAAAATGCAAGAAGTGTAGAAGAAATTGCCGCCGCTGCTGATCATCTGTCAAAATTAGCAGAAAATCTCAATATAAAACTCTCTCAGTTTCAATAA
- a CDS encoding AraC family transcriptional regulator: MILLSLKDAMKIYQYSFMKHPKFGLDLHRDNVDIDGVAILEKDVNLQKKTALKFDFYALLLCLDGELIRHLNHYTYTITKHTLQLIPPNTIYSFENITETTEIYILLFSESYIKAYQEHHISPTIQQLFDYHHNNLSPVHLSTSMYTRILNLYMDINTELHEKQEGHHLLIRLIILKLLMLLKREKMAQKTAIVFTSRAQHITHCYLELIEKHFLEYKKVSDYAQLLHISSKHLGETIKETLGKNALSCIHHRLFKEALYLLEYTNLSIAAIASMLGFQTPSEFSRFFKSYHTMTPKAFRLGLFH; this comes from the coding sequence ATGATATTACTAAGCTTAAAAGATGCTATGAAAATCTACCAATACTCGTTTATGAAACATCCAAAATTTGGTCTTGATTTGCATCGTGACAATGTAGACATCGATGGCGTTGCCATTTTAGAAAAAGATGTCAATTTACAAAAAAAGACCGCACTAAAATTTGACTTTTATGCCCTACTTTTGTGCCTTGATGGTGAACTTATACGCCACCTTAATCACTACACCTACACAATTACAAAACATACCTTACAACTCATTCCCCCCAATACCATCTACTCTTTTGAAAACATTACAGAAACAACAGAAATTTACATTTTACTCTTTAGTGAATCTTATATTAAGGCGTATCAAGAACATCACATTAGCCCAACAATTCAACAGCTCTTTGATTATCACCATAATAATCTAAGCCCCGTGCATCTTTCTACCTCTATGTATACACGTATTCTTAATTTATATATGGATATTAATACCGAATTGCATGAAAAACAAGAAGGGCATCATTTACTCATACGCCTCATTATTTTAAAACTGCTTATGCTTTTAAAACGTGAAAAAATGGCACAAAAAACGGCTATTGTCTTTACATCACGTGCACAACACATTACGCATTGCTATTTAGAACTGATTGAAAAACACTTTTTAGAGTATAAAAAAGTATCAGACTATGCACAATTGCTTCATATCTCATCCAAACATTTGGGCGAAACCATCAAAGAGACTTTGGGTAAAAATGCCCTCTCGTGCATTCATCATCGCCTTTTTAAAGAGGCACTTTATTTGCTAGAATATACCAATTTATCCATTGCAGCCATTGCTTCTATGCTTGGATTTCAAACACCTTCTGAGTTTTCACGCTTTTTTAAATCGTATCATACAATGACGCCCAAAGCATTTCGGTTGGGTCTTTTTCACTAA